GCAAGCTGTTCCCGGACACCGATGACGCCTACAAAGGCGCGGACAGCCGCGTGCTGCTGCGTGAGGCAATGCGCCAGATTGCCGCCAAAGGCTACCGCGTCGGCAACGTCGACGTGACGATTATCGCCCAGGCACCAAAGATGCTGCCGCACTCGCCGCAGATGCGCATCAATATCGCGGAAGATCTCGGCGTCCATATGGATCAGGTCAACGTCAAGGCGACCACCACCGAGAAGCTGGGCTTCACCGGCCGCGGTGAGGGCATCGCCTGTGAAGCCGTGGCGCTGCTGCTGAAGGCCGAATAATGGATCTCGCGAAGCAGGGCTACCTGTATGGTCAGCCGCAGGCCAGCGGCGTGCTCAAGGCCAGCCCGCAGGATTTTGTGGTGGTGGAAGATCTCGGCTACGCGCCGGACGGCGACGGCGAGCAGCTGCTGGTGCGCATCCGTAAAACCGGCTGCAACACCCGCTTTGTGGCCGAGGCGCTGGCGAAGTTTGTCAAAATTCACCCGCGCGACGTCAGCTTTGCCGGTATGAAGGACCGCCACGCGGTAACCGAGCAGTGGTTCTGTCTGCGCCTGCCGGGTAAAACCACGCCGGACATGCGCGACTTCGTGCTGGAGGGGGTTGAGGTGCTGGAGAGCGCGCGCCACCGCCGCAAGCTGCGCACCGGCGCGCTGCAGGGCAACGCTTTCACCCTGGTGCTGCGCGACATTGACGACCGTGACGCCGCCGAACGGCGGCTGCAGCAGATCGCCGCCGGCGGCGTGCCGAACTACTTCGGCAGCCAGCGCTTCGGCCACGGCGGCAGCAACCTGCTGATGGCGCAGCGCTGGGCGGCAAATGAGATCCAGGTGCGCGAGCGCAACAAGCGCAGCTTCCTGCTCTCCGCCGCGCGCAGCGCGATGTTTAATCAGGTGGTCAGCGACCGTCTGGCACAGCAGGGCGGCTTAACCCAGGTATTGCCGGGCGACGCGCTACAGCTGACCGGGCGCGGCAGCTGGTTTGTCGCCGACGCCGCCGAGCTGGAAAGCTTACAGCAGCGCGTTAACGCCGGTGAGCTGCGAATTACCGCACCGCTGCCGGGCAGCGGTGAACCCGGCCCGCTGCATGACGCGCTGGCGTGCGAGCAGCAGAGCCTGGCCGGTCAGGAGCCGCTTATCGCGCTGCTGACCCGTGAGAAGGTCGACGCCGCCCGCCGCGCCATGCTGGTGGTGCCGCGCGACCTGCGCTGGACGTGGCAGGACGACCACACGCTGGCGCTGAACTTCTGGCTGCCGGCCGGCAGCTTCGCCACCAGCGTGGTGCGCGAGCTGCTGCGGGTCGGGGATGATGCTAACGGGGCGGATGAATAATCCCGCTTTCTGCGCAACGCGGTGATGCGTTTATCAGGCCTGCATGAAAATGCAGGCCTTTTTACTGCCCGTCATTCACTCGTGGTGAGAGGGATATCGCCTGGGCCACGTCGGCGGTGACATCTGCTGGCCGGGAGCAGGGCTTTCAGCCTGGCTCAACGGCTGAGTTCACCGGTTCTTTATCAGCGTACCGTTAATCACCGTACAGCTGATGGCAAACAGCTCATCGCGCTGGTAAAACACCACCTCATCGCTGACCCAGTCGGC
This portion of the Erwinia sp. E602 genome encodes:
- the ispF gene encoding 2-C-methyl-D-erythritol 2,4-cyclodiphosphate synthase; protein product: MRIGHGFDVHAFGGPGPLIIGGVRIPYEKGLLAHSDGDVALHALTDALLGAAALGDIGKLFPDTDDAYKGADSRVLLREAMRQIAAKGYRVGNVDVTIIAQAPKMLPHSPQMRINIAEDLGVHMDQVNVKATTTEKLGFTGRGEGIACEAVALLLKAE
- the truD gene encoding tRNA pseudouridine(13) synthase TruD — its product is MDLAKQGYLYGQPQASGVLKASPQDFVVVEDLGYAPDGDGEQLLVRIRKTGCNTRFVAEALAKFVKIHPRDVSFAGMKDRHAVTEQWFCLRLPGKTTPDMRDFVLEGVEVLESARHRRKLRTGALQGNAFTLVLRDIDDRDAAERRLQQIAAGGVPNYFGSQRFGHGGSNLLMAQRWAANEIQVRERNKRSFLLSAARSAMFNQVVSDRLAQQGGLTQVLPGDALQLTGRGSWFVADAAELESLQQRVNAGELRITAPLPGSGEPGPLHDALACEQQSLAGQEPLIALLTREKVDAARRAMLVVPRDLRWTWQDDHTLALNFWLPAGSFATSVVRELLRVGDDANGADE